Within Nodosilinea sp. FACHB-141, the genomic segment ACGCTGCCTTCGCTGGCCCAATAGGCACCCCGATCCAAAATCCACTCCTCACCCGACAGATCTAACGTGTGATACCCAGACAGCGATGGCGCTAAATATAGCTCCCCTGTGCCGGTGTAGGTAGGACGAAAAATATTTTCCCCGTCGCCAAAGACTTCAGAAAACCTCCTGCTGAAGGGGTTTGAGTCTGCATAGCAATAGCACCTCGCATGTAGTGCAAGGCACCTGATTCAGTGCGCACAGTTTCGTCATTTAAGGTGATTTTGACTAACCGTGTCCCCTCTCGCTCAATAACTTCGAAGTTGGCCATAGGGACCTCTGAAACAACGCCAAAACAGACGAGGGCAATCAGCAATTCAACTCAACGAAGCGGCAGCCACCGACCTTAGCTATCTTAGCTTCGTCAGCGATCGCGGGCGATCGACCCATGCCTGAATCGCTGGTCGGCATTTTCTCCAATGGCTTCAGGGGTACAGAGTCACACCCTGCTAGCAGCGGCGGAGGTCACACTATCGTCACAGAGCTGTCATCTCACCGTCATGATTGCCCCCTAGGGTGTCAACCCATGGGCACCAAAGTAGTGCCTGGTGTAAATCTCCCCGGCGAGGTTTGCGACTGACGATATTGCGAGGATCATCGCTCATGAAACCTTCCACACTGTTCAAAGGTCTTCTAGCCGCCACCCTGCTGCTAGGTGTTCCGGCCGCCGCTGTAGCCCAGGAGCAAGAAGCACCAGCGCCAGCACCGGCTCAGGCTGCCCCAGCAGAGGTGTCTGAGACCCAAATCGACCGTTTTGTTAGCGCCTATCAGGCAATTCAAACCATTCAGCAGGCGGTGCAGGCTGACCTGGTTGCCGCTGTAGAGGCCCAGGGGCTAACCGTGGATGACTACAATGCGATCGCCGAATCGCAGCAGTCTCCTGAAACGGCCGCCGAAGTTCCGCCAGAGCAGGCTGAGCAGTTTGCGGCAGCGGCTGAACAGGTTGCTACCCTGCGCGAGGGCGCTCGAACTGAAATGCAAGCCGCCATTGAGGCTGAATCCCTGAGCATTGAAGAGTTTGAGCAGATTATGGCCCAGGCCCAGGCAGATCCCGCTCTGCAACAGGTGATTGTCGAGCGGCTGGCTGAGTAGTTATCAGTAAGTAATCCAGCACCTAAATTGGTTTAAGGCCAAAGTCTTAGAGACCGAGAGCCTAGATTTAGGTCAAAGCCCTCCTTCAACACGAATTGAAGGAGGGCTTTGACATGTCAAATCGCTAAGCGCTGACGGCTGTTTCTTAAGGACAGGTGATTGGCGTTATGTTATTGCCCAGGCCATTGGTGCCAGTACGGGCAATCCAGCCGGTGCTGCCGTTATAGATAGTCACCTGCATCCAGCGGCGACCGTCTGTGGAGGTTTGCTGGGTCGGTGGGTTAGCGCTGGCGATTACGGTGTCGCCGACGTTGTAGCCAGCAACGGCGCTAGAGCCGGCTGTGGGGCTAGACCTAACCACCATTTCACGATCGGCCCTAAAGCAGGCCTTGGTAGCAGGAATCGGAGTGCTACCGCAGGCAGTCAAAACGCTGGCGTTGATCCAGCCTACGGGCTGTGCCGAAGACAGGGTGCCGCTTCTCAAAAAAACCTGGGCTCGCCCTGGAGAAGTTGCCCCGGTCAGGCTCACCTGGGTACCCGCCTGTAGAGTGCCAATGCGGGTTGCGATCGGCCCTAGAGTGGAGTTGTCAAAAACTTCGGTGGCTCGGTTGAGCTGACGACAGCCTCGAATCAGGGCTGGATTTTCGGTTAGAGCCCGACTCTCCTGAGCGAGGGCCGGGGCTACGGACAGTGACCCCGCAGA encodes:
- a CDS encoding DUF4168 domain-containing protein, with the protein product MKPSTLFKGLLAATLLLGVPAAAVAQEQEAPAPAPAQAAPAEVSETQIDRFVSAYQAIQTIQQAVQADLVAAVEAQGLTVDDYNAIAESQQSPETAAEVPPEQAEQFAAAAEQVATLREGARTEMQAAIEAESLSIEEFEQIMAQAQADPALQQVIVERLAE
- a CDS encoding SH3 domain-containing protein encodes the protein MPSNVLRKFSFGAIALLSAGSLSVAPALAQESRALTENPALIRGCRQLNRATEVFDNSTLGPIATRIGTLQAGTQVSLTGATSPGRAQVFLRSGTLSSAQPVGWINASVLTACGSTPIPATKACFRADREMVVRSSPTAGSSAVAGYNVGDTVIASANPPTQQTSTDGRRWMQVTIYNGSTGWIARTGTNGLGNNITPITCP